One genomic segment of Rubripirellula amarantea includes these proteins:
- a CDS encoding winged helix-turn-helix transcriptional regulator codes for MDTANKPRHTSYVLPACPVEATLELIGGKWKGIVLFYLLDGRLRFSELKRKIGCVTQRMLTKQLRELEASGLVNRIVYAEVPPRVEYELTEEGKSLKPILKSLKK; via the coding sequence ATGGATACCGCTAACAAGCCCCGGCACACCAGTTACGTGCTGCCCGCCTGTCCCGTTGAAGCGACGTTGGAGCTGATCGGCGGGAAGTGGAAAGGGATCGTACTCTTCTACTTGCTCGACGGCCGGCTTCGTTTCAGTGAACTCAAGCGGAAGATCGGTTGTGTCACACAGCGGATGCTGACCAAGCAGCTTCGCGAACTCGAAGCCAGCGGTTTGGTGAACCGAATCGTCTACGCTGAAGTGCCGCCGCGAGTTGAATACGAACTCACCGAAGAAGGCAAGTCGCTCAAGCCCATTTTGAAGTCACTCAAGAAGTGA